The proteins below are encoded in one region of Natronococcus sp. CG52:
- a CDS encoding alpha-ketoacid dehydrogenase subunit beta has protein sequence MSSAATPETGDGTDSLTLVEAVQDALYTEMSSDENVVVIGEDVGENGGVFRATEALYEEFGGNRVVDTPLAESGIVGTAIGLALAGMRPVAELQFMGFSYPAFDQIVSHASRLRSRSHGQYSAPIVIRAPYGGGIRAPEHHSESKEAFFVHEPGLKVVSPSTPYDAKGLLIASIRDPDPVVFLEPKLLYRAFRGDVPTGGYEVPLADAAIRREGDDITVYTWGAMTRPTLIAADNVADEHGVEVEVVDLRTLSPLDVETIVDSFRKTGRAAVVHEAPKTAGLGAEIATTIQERAVCYQEAPIKRITGFDTPMPLHALEDYYLPQAVRIQDGILETVEF, from the coding sequence ATGAGTTCGGCGGCGACGCCCGAAACCGGGGACGGGACGGACAGCCTGACCCTCGTCGAGGCGGTCCAGGACGCGCTCTACACCGAGATGTCGTCGGACGAGAACGTCGTCGTGATCGGCGAGGACGTCGGCGAGAACGGCGGCGTCTTCCGCGCGACCGAGGCGCTCTACGAGGAGTTCGGCGGGAACCGAGTCGTCGACACGCCGCTCGCGGAGTCCGGTATCGTCGGAACGGCGATCGGACTGGCGCTGGCCGGGATGCGACCGGTCGCGGAGCTCCAGTTCATGGGGTTCTCGTATCCCGCGTTCGATCAGATCGTCAGTCACGCATCCCGGTTGCGAAGTCGGAGCCACGGCCAGTACTCGGCGCCGATCGTGATCCGCGCTCCCTACGGCGGCGGCATCCGCGCTCCGGAACACCACTCGGAGTCCAAGGAGGCCTTCTTCGTTCACGAGCCCGGACTCAAGGTCGTTTCGCCGAGTACGCCCTACGACGCGAAGGGACTCCTTATCGCGTCTATCCGGGACCCGGATCCCGTCGTCTTCCTCGAGCCGAAGCTCCTCTACCGTGCGTTCCGCGGGGACGTTCCGACGGGCGGCTACGAGGTGCCGCTTGCCGACGCGGCGATCAGGCGGGAGGGCGACGACATCACGGTGTACACGTGGGGTGCGATGACCCGCCCGACCCTCATCGCCGCGGACAACGTCGCCGATGAACACGGCGTCGAGGTCGAGGTCGTCGACCTGCGGACGCTGTCGCCGCTGGACGTCGAGACGATCGTCGACTCGTTCAGAAAGACCGGGCGGGCCGCAGTCGTCCACGAGGCGCCGAAGACCGCCGGACTGGGCGCGGAAATCGCCACGACGATTCAGGAGCGCGCAGTCTGCTATCAGGAGGCGCCGATCAAGCGCATCACCGGTTTCGATACGCCGATGCCGCTGCACGCGCTCGAGGACTACTATCTCCCGCAGGCGGTCCGCATTCAGGACGGGATCCTCGAGACGGTCGAGTTCTGA
- a CDS encoding NADP-dependent malic enzyme produces the protein MTLEDDSLDYHEADPAGKIETTTTKPTNTQRELGLAYSPGVAGPCREIAADPDAAYRYTVKGNLVGVVSNGSAVLGLGDIGPQASKPVMEGKGVLFKRFADIDVFDIELDLEDPDAFVESVAGMGPTFGGINLEDIKAPECFTIEERLRDRMDVPVFHDDQHGTAIISGAALLNAAELAGKDLESVQVTFAGAGAAAVATARFYASLGVRRENVTMVDIDGILTTDRAEAGDLDPHSREFARDVPEGDLADAMRGADVFVGLSVGGIVDREMIRSMADDPIVFAMANPDPEIGYEEAKGARDDAVIMATGRSDYPNQVNNVLGFPFIFRGALDARATEINEAMKVAAAEALAELAREDVPDAVRKAYGDQPLQFGPEYIIPKPMDPRVLFEVAPAVASAAMESGSARTEIDLEEYEERLEARLGKSREMMRIVRNKAKSDPRRLALAEGHSEQIVRAAYQLAERGVAEPVLIGNEAEIERLAADLGLEFDPEVVDPAAGEYEEYVDALYEGRQRKGVTRTAARERIRDSNYFASVMVQQGDADAMLTGLTHHYPSALRPLLRVIGTADDVEYAAGVYMLTFKNRVVFLADATVNQDPDAETLAEVTRHAADIARRFDVEPRAALLSYSDFGSVDNEGTRKPRRAAEQLRADPAVDFPVDGEMQADTAVVEELLEGTYEFADLEEPANVLVLPNLEAGNIAYKLLQRLGDAEAVGPMLAGMDKPVHVLQREDEVRDIVNLAAVATVEAQGSE, from the coding sequence ATGACACTGGAGGACGATTCGCTCGACTACCACGAAGCGGATCCGGCCGGAAAGATCGAAACGACGACGACGAAACCGACGAACACGCAGCGAGAACTCGGTCTCGCCTACTCGCCCGGCGTCGCCGGCCCGTGTCGCGAGATCGCGGCCGACCCGGACGCTGCATACCGGTATACCGTAAAGGGAAATCTCGTCGGCGTCGTCTCGAACGGCAGCGCCGTCCTCGGACTCGGCGATATCGGTCCGCAGGCGTCGAAACCCGTCATGGAAGGTAAAGGCGTCCTGTTCAAGCGCTTCGCCGATATCGACGTCTTCGACATCGAACTCGACCTCGAGGATCCGGACGCCTTCGTCGAGTCGGTCGCGGGAATGGGGCCGACGTTCGGCGGCATCAACCTGGAGGATATCAAGGCGCCGGAGTGTTTCACTATCGAGGAGCGGCTTCGCGACCGAATGGACGTTCCCGTCTTTCACGACGACCAACACGGGACGGCGATCATCAGCGGCGCGGCGTTGCTGAACGCCGCCGAACTCGCGGGCAAGGATCTCGAGTCCGTGCAGGTGACCTTCGCGGGCGCCGGCGCGGCGGCGGTCGCGACGGCGCGCTTCTACGCCTCGCTCGGGGTTCGGCGGGAGAACGTCACGATGGTCGACATCGACGGCATCCTCACGACTGACCGGGCGGAGGCGGGCGATCTGGATCCTCACAGCCGCGAGTTCGCGCGAGACGTCCCGGAGGGGGACCTCGCGGACGCGATGAGGGGTGCGGACGTCTTCGTCGGGCTCTCCGTCGGCGGCATCGTCGACCGGGAGATGATCCGATCCATGGCCGACGATCCGATCGTCTTCGCGATGGCGAACCCGGATCCCGAGATCGGGTACGAGGAGGCGAAAGGCGCCCGCGACGACGCCGTCATCATGGCGACCGGGCGCTCGGACTATCCGAACCAGGTCAACAACGTGCTCGGCTTCCCCTTCATCTTCCGCGGGGCGCTCGACGCCCGAGCCACCGAGATCAACGAGGCGATGAAGGTCGCCGCCGCGGAGGCGCTCGCCGAGCTCGCACGCGAGGACGTCCCCGACGCCGTTCGCAAGGCCTACGGCGACCAACCGCTCCAGTTCGGTCCCGAGTACATCATTCCGAAGCCGATGGATCCTCGCGTGCTGTTCGAAGTCGCTCCCGCGGTCGCCAGCGCCGCAATGGAGTCGGGTTCCGCCCGCACCGAGATCGATCTCGAGGAGTACGAGGAACGGCTCGAAGCCCGCCTGGGCAAGTCCCGCGAGATGATGCGGATCGTGCGCAACAAGGCCAAGAGCGATCCCAGGCGCCTCGCGCTCGCGGAGGGCCACAGCGAACAGATCGTCCGCGCGGCCTACCAGCTCGCGGAACGCGGTGTCGCGGAGCCGGTCCTGATCGGGAATGAGGCGGAGATCGAACGTCTCGCCGCCGACCTCGGTCTCGAGTTCGATCCGGAGGTCGTCGATCCGGCGGCCGGCGAGTACGAGGAGTACGTCGACGCGCTCTACGAAGGCCGACAGCGCAAGGGGGTGACCCGGACGGCGGCGCGAGAGCGCATCCGCGACAGCAACTACTTCGCGTCGGTGATGGTCCAGCAGGGAGACGCCGACGCGATGTTGACGGGGTTGACACACCACTACCCGTCGGCGCTCCGTCCGCTTCTGCGGGTGATCGGCACGGCGGACGACGTCGAGTACGCCGCGGGCGTCTACATGCTCACGTTCAAGAACCGGGTTGTCTTCCTCGCGGACGCGACCGTCAATCAGGATCCCGACGCGGAGACGCTCGCGGAAGTCACTCGACACGCGGCCGACATCGCTCGCCGGTTCGACGTCGAGCCGCGGGCCGCACTGCTGTCGTACTCGGACTTCGGCAGCGTCGACAACGAAGGCACGCGCAAGCCCCGACGCGCGGCAGAACAACTGCGAGCCGATCCCGCGGTCGACTTCCCGGTCGACGGCGAGATGCAGGCCGACACCGCCGTCGTCGAGGAACTGCTCGAGGGGACCTACGAGTTCGCCGACCTCGAGGAGCCGGCGAACGTGCTCGTCCTCCCGAACCTCGAGGCGGGCAACATCGCGTACAAGCTCCTCCAGCGCCTCGGCGACGCGGAGGCGGTCGGGCCGATGCTGGCGGGGATGGACAAGCCGGTCCACGTGCTCCAGCGCGAGGACGAGGTTCGGGACATCGTGAACCTCGCGGCCGTCGCGACGGTCGAAGCGCAGGGCTCCGAGTAG
- a CDS encoding EthD domain-containing protein gives MYKHVALLVRQEGMTHEEFVDYWQTNHTPIAREIEGVVRYHQVLPTEPEHAEFDGLAELYFEDLEALHDALGSEGSRDYDPERGKAKEAREDVDNFLAIEQRPRFIGEEIVQKDTVDSDTDGLYKHSAFLVRQEGMTHEEFVDYWQTNHTPIAREIEGVVKYNTVIPTDPDNAEFDGVAELYFDDLEKLYDALGSEGSRDYDPDRGKAKEAREDVDNFLAIDERPRFIGRERLVKNEA, from the coding sequence ATGTACAAGCACGTCGCCTTGCTGGTTCGCCAGGAGGGGATGACCCACGAGGAGTTCGTCGACTACTGGCAGACGAATCACACGCCGATCGCCCGCGAGATCGAGGGCGTCGTCCGGTACCACCAGGTGCTGCCGACCGAACCCGAGCACGCGGAGTTCGACGGACTCGCCGAACTCTACTTCGAGGATCTCGAGGCGCTCCACGACGCGCTCGGCAGCGAGGGGTCGCGCGACTACGATCCCGAGCGGGGCAAGGCGAAGGAAGCGCGGGAGGACGTGGACAACTTCCTCGCGATCGAACAGCGACCGCGGTTCATCGGCGAGGAGATCGTCCAGAAGGATACGGTCGACAGCGATACCGACGGCCTGTACAAGCACTCGGCGTTCCTGGTTCGCCAGGAAGGAATGACACACGAGGAGTTCGTCGACTACTGGCAGACGAATCACACGCCGATCGCCCGCGAGATCGAGGGCGTCGTGAAGTACAACACGGTCATCCCGACGGATCCCGACAACGCCGAGTTCGACGGCGTCGCCGAACTCTACTTCGACGACCTCGAGAAACTGTACGACGCGCTCGGCAGCGAGGGTTCGCGCGACTACGATCCCGATCGGGGCAAGGCGAAAGAAGCGCGCGAGGACGTGGACAACTTCCTCGCGATCGACGAACGCCCCCGGTTCATCGGGCGAGAGCGACTCGTCAAAAACGAGGCGTGA
- a CDS encoding AMP-binding protein — MVSSNPAEEEATIDGSVRSNPIRTRGDWEMDRTRVREDPGEFHGSIAKRELHWYHGDDDEWLSWSDDAETWSGFDADTGAELEREYDASHEPWDVAFDDSNPPLYEWFSGGRTNACFNEVDRHVLAGHGDETAFQFEGDRWDQSKNDGRGGPVVSEEISRRELLVRVVSAANVLQNLGLEKGDRIALNMPNVMEQIYYTEAAKRLGIVYTPVFGGFSDKTLSDRIARLGADVLVTSDGGYRNAEVVPYKERYADPALDDYLPTDTVTNIVDRTLRGLAVSERHADTVRTHVERAIEGEATVERGQAMRGVGNALTEFDDLSGDEKSEIRTEIARALVDSDERIERVVVVEHTGQEIQMHDRDDWSSELIAEAQTDILENARAAGFDVETLDDLYGLEDRELVRALWETSRPEPVDAEYPLFTIFTSGSTGKPKGVVHVHGGYTAGIANTMKVSFDIVPGEDTIFVIADPGWITGQSYLISASLTTRTTSVLLEGAPVYPDAGRFSSVIERYGVTAFKAGVTFLKGIMEDDESVSDMREWSTDPLRVATFCAEPLSPAVQRFGMDELCEWYVNSYWATEHGGIVWTHFFGNDEFAPRPDAHTYPLPWVFGNVWVEEEERPEGSISWREAETEERGEIIIEEPYPYLMRYVWGDLENWDPDDWKANWNGDAERFEEVYWVRKDGEYAYLQGDVAKKYEDRSFSLHGRSDEVINVSGHRMGTEEIEGAILQDKRINPDSPVANVVVVGADHHEKGLTPVAFVQTKPDERLTNEVEARLSRLVRDEKGVTAIPDAFIEVDAFPETRSGKYMRRMLTAMLNREGIGDTSTLKNPDVVEEIRPKCERWRRRQDLTAEQEILERYRNITVQYNPVREAATDERIATVTVDSPPVNALNERALDELNTVLEHLDRREDVGAVVIAGAGPSNFVAGADVEQFLEEVHEFDEAITFPNKAHEAFRRIEELSVPVVAAVNGSALGGGNELQLAAHYSVAERGAEFGQPELNLNLIPGYGGTQRLPRLLAEERGTDGIRDAVTLITNGRAVEAEEALEMGLVDELETDRTARARASELAREHIRTESDVLADARKGRLENRSSWAEPGEFPEDVLEDPIVDRNRTQCEHVSEGRSKAFDRAVSAVRTGFEEGIEAGLEREATHFAEAVVDPDGGKAGIEKFLDRASEPLPTRERFTPSSEEERALVEEGRLLPPGEPFFPGVDEIPDYQYAQAVVKDDETGAAAHGDPAEAEVEEVVPVEEPGPNEVLVYVLASEVNFNDIWAITGVPVSQFDSHDQDYHVTGSGGVALVVDAGEAVTREGRVAVGDLVTIYSGRSDLLSPTMGLDPMYADFSIQGYEGPNGSHQQFMLAQGPQVLPIPEEATLEQAGAYVLAMGTVWRALFTTLDIDSGTTMFVEGASTGTGWETTKLAARNDVEVTGLCSSEERADRIETLGADAIDRTAGPYDGIWGRIPSAEDEWETWKEDGEAFVEAYEDHHDGRRADYAVSHAGELSFPRAFQLLEEGGKLTFYGASTGYYLTFLGKPGASTPAEMFERSDVRAGDGVLVYYGTDTGPDGVVDETGLRAVEDAREAGARIAVVTYTDEQQEFVESLGYGDAVEGTVSLEGLKRREDEFRWPETLPDLPDAQDDPEAFRRVVQKFTDEVFKPIGRAVGELLRTPKNPRGYPDVVFDRADHDALFVSTMLTKPHTGCVVYSEEMADRRYSMYAPQVWMRQRDVLMPTAEILGTHLSNAYEVEQLNEAVDAGEIDLTDPEVVDWTALPEAHQLLWDNEHEASSYVVEHALPEEGLTSKEELFLAWADRSS; from the coding sequence ATGGTGAGTTCGAACCCCGCCGAGGAGGAGGCGACGATCGACGGGAGCGTACGGTCGAATCCGATTCGAACCCGCGGTGACTGGGAGATGGACCGAACTCGCGTCAGAGAGGACCCCGGCGAGTTCCACGGTTCGATCGCGAAACGAGAGCTTCACTGGTATCACGGGGATGACGACGAGTGGCTCTCCTGGAGCGACGACGCCGAGACGTGGTCCGGTTTCGACGCCGACACCGGCGCGGAACTCGAGCGGGAGTACGACGCCTCCCACGAGCCGTGGGACGTCGCCTTCGACGACTCGAATCCGCCGCTGTACGAGTGGTTCTCCGGCGGCCGCACCAACGCCTGCTTCAACGAGGTCGACCGACACGTGCTCGCGGGCCACGGCGACGAGACGGCGTTTCAGTTCGAGGGCGATCGGTGGGATCAGTCGAAAAACGACGGCCGCGGCGGGCCGGTCGTCTCCGAGGAAATCTCGCGGCGCGAGTTGCTCGTTCGCGTCGTCTCCGCCGCAAACGTTTTGCAGAATCTCGGTCTCGAGAAGGGCGATCGAATCGCGCTGAACATGCCGAACGTCATGGAGCAGATCTACTACACCGAGGCCGCGAAGCGCCTCGGAATCGTCTACACGCCGGTGTTCGGCGGGTTCAGCGACAAGACGCTCTCCGATCGCATCGCCCGACTCGGCGCCGACGTGCTCGTCACGAGCGACGGCGGCTACCGGAACGCGGAGGTCGTTCCGTACAAGGAACGGTACGCCGATCCCGCGCTCGACGACTACCTGCCGACCGACACGGTGACGAATATCGTCGACCGAACGCTTCGCGGACTCGCCGTGAGCGAACGCCACGCTGATACCGTTCGCACTCACGTCGAGCGGGCGATCGAGGGCGAGGCCACCGTCGAGCGAGGGCAGGCGATGCGCGGGGTCGGTAACGCGCTGACCGAGTTCGACGATCTTTCGGGCGACGAGAAATCCGAGATCAGAACCGAGATCGCACGGGCGCTGGTCGACTCCGACGAACGGATCGAACGCGTCGTCGTCGTCGAACACACCGGACAGGAGATTCAGATGCACGACCGCGACGACTGGTCGTCGGAGCTGATCGCCGAGGCGCAGACCGATATCCTCGAGAACGCTCGCGCAGCCGGGTTCGACGTCGAGACGCTCGACGACCTGTACGGGCTCGAGGACCGAGAGCTGGTCCGGGCGCTGTGGGAAACCTCGCGCCCCGAACCGGTCGACGCGGAGTACCCGCTGTTCACCATCTTCACGAGCGGCTCGACGGGTAAACCGAAGGGCGTCGTCCACGTCCACGGCGGCTACACCGCGGGTATCGCGAACACGATGAAGGTTTCCTTCGACATCGTGCCGGGCGAGGACACGATCTTCGTCATCGCCGACCCCGGCTGGATCACGGGCCAGTCCTACCTCATCAGCGCCTCGCTGACGACCCGGACGACGAGCGTCCTCCTCGAGGGGGCGCCGGTCTATCCGGACGCGGGTCGGTTCAGTTCGGTCATCGAACGGTACGGCGTGACCGCGTTCAAGGCGGGCGTCACCTTCCTCAAGGGGATCATGGAGGACGACGAGAGCGTGAGCGACATGCGCGAGTGGAGCACCGACCCCCTCCGCGTCGCGACGTTCTGTGCCGAACCGCTGAGTCCGGCGGTCCAGCGCTTCGGTATGGACGAACTCTGCGAGTGGTACGTCAACTCCTACTGGGCGACCGAACACGGCGGGATCGTCTGGACGCACTTCTTCGGGAACGACGAGTTCGCGCCCCGGCCGGACGCACACACCTACCCGCTCCCGTGGGTGTTCGGGAACGTCTGGGTCGAGGAGGAGGAACGGCCGGAGGGCTCGATCTCGTGGCGCGAGGCGGAGACCGAAGAGCGCGGCGAGATCATCATCGAGGAGCCGTACCCCTACCTGATGCGGTACGTCTGGGGCGACCTCGAGAACTGGGATCCGGACGACTGGAAAGCGAACTGGAACGGGGACGCCGAGCGCTTCGAGGAGGTCTACTGGGTCCGGAAGGACGGCGAGTACGCCTACCTCCAGGGCGACGTCGCCAAGAAGTACGAGGACCGCTCGTTCAGCCTCCACGGCCGCTCGGACGAGGTCATCAACGTCTCCGGCCACCGCATGGGGACCGAGGAGATCGAGGGCGCAATCTTGCAGGACAAGCGGATCAACCCCGACTCGCCGGTGGCGAACGTCGTCGTCGTCGGCGCCGATCACCACGAGAAGGGGTTGACGCCCGTCGCCTTCGTCCAGACGAAACCCGACGAGCGACTCACGAACGAGGTCGAGGCCCGACTGTCTCGACTGGTACGCGACGAAAAGGGCGTCACCGCGATACCGGACGCGTTCATCGAGGTGGACGCGTTCCCCGAAACCCGCTCCGGAAAGTACATGCGTCGCATGCTCACGGCGATGCTGAACCGGGAGGGCATCGGCGACACGAGCACGCTGAAAAACCCCGACGTGGTCGAGGAGATCCGCCCCAAGTGCGAGCGATGGCGGCGGCGTCAGGATCTCACCGCCGAACAGGAGATCCTCGAGCGGTACCGAAATATCACGGTTCAGTACAATCCCGTTCGCGAAGCGGCCACCGATGAACGGATCGCGACGGTCACCGTCGATAGCCCGCCGGTGAACGCGCTCAACGAGCGGGCGCTCGACGAACTCAACACCGTCCTCGAGCACCTCGACCGCCGCGAGGACGTCGGCGCGGTGGTGATCGCGGGCGCCGGTCCGTCCAACTTCGTGGCCGGCGCGGACGTCGAGCAGTTCCTCGAAGAGGTCCACGAGTTCGACGAGGCGATCACGTTCCCGAACAAGGCCCACGAGGCGTTCCGCCGGATCGAGGAGCTGTCGGTCCCCGTCGTCGCCGCGGTGAACGGCTCGGCGCTCGGCGGCGGCAACGAACTCCAGCTCGCGGCCCACTACTCGGTCGCCGAGCGGGGCGCCGAGTTCGGCCAGCCGGAGCTCAATCTCAATCTCATCCCGGGCTACGGCGGCACCCAGCGGCTGCCCCGTCTCCTCGCCGAGGAGCGCGGGACCGACGGGATCAGGGACGCCGTGACGCTGATCACGAACGGCCGGGCCGTCGAGGCAGAGGAGGCCCTCGAGATGGGACTGGTCGACGAACTCGAGACCGACCGGACCGCCCGCGCTCGAGCGTCCGAACTCGCCCGCGAGCACATCAGGACGGAGTCGGACGTGCTCGCCGACGCTCGCAAGGGGCGACTCGAGAACCGCTCGTCGTGGGCGGAGCCGGGCGAGTTCCCGGAGGACGTGCTCGAGGATCCGATCGTCGATCGGAACCGAACCCAGTGCGAGCACGTCAGCGAGGGCCGCTCGAAGGCGTTCGATCGGGCCGTCTCGGCGGTTCGAACCGGCTTCGAGGAGGGGATCGAGGCCGGCCTCGAGCGCGAGGCGACCCACTTCGCCGAGGCCGTCGTCGATCCGGACGGGGGCAAGGCGGGGATCGAGAAGTTCCTCGACCGGGCGAGCGAGCCGCTGCCGACCCGGGAACGATTCACTCCCTCGAGCGAGGAGGAGCGAGCGCTCGTCGAGGAGGGACGACTGCTCCCGCCGGGCGAGCCGTTCTTCCCCGGCGTCGACGAGATACCCGACTACCAGTACGCCCAGGCCGTCGTCAAGGACGACGAGACCGGCGCGGCCGCACACGGCGATCCCGCGGAGGCGGAGGTCGAGGAGGTCGTTCCGGTCGAGGAACCGGGGCCGAACGAGGTCCTGGTGTACGTCCTCGCGAGCGAGGTCAACTTCAACGACATCTGGGCGATCACGGGGGTTCCCGTGAGTCAGTTCGACAGTCACGATCAGGACTACCACGTGACCGGTAGCGGGGGCGTCGCCCTCGTCGTCGACGCCGGCGAGGCGGTCACGCGCGAGGGCCGCGTCGCGGTCGGCGATCTGGTGACGATCTACTCGGGCCGGAGCGACCTCCTCTCGCCGACGATGGGGCTCGACCCCATGTACGCCGACTTCTCGATCCAGGGGTACGAGGGACCGAACGGCAGCCACCAGCAGTTCATGCTCGCACAGGGGCCGCAGGTCCTGCCGATCCCGGAGGAGGCGACGCTCGAGCAGGCGGGCGCCTACGTCCTGGCCATGGGAACCGTCTGGCGTGCGCTGTTCACGACGCTCGACATCGACTCCGGGACGACGATGTTCGTCGAGGGCGCCTCGACCGGCACCGGCTGGGAGACGACGAAACTCGCCGCGCGCAACGACGTCGAGGTCACGGGGCTGTGCTCGAGCGAGGAGCGCGCCGACCGTATCGAAACCCTCGGCGCCGACGCGATCGACCGAACCGCCGGCCCGTACGACGGTATCTGGGGCCGGATCCCCAGCGCCGAAGACGAGTGGGAAACGTGGAAGGAGGACGGCGAAGCGTTCGTCGAGGCGTACGAGGACCACCACGACGGACGGCGGGCCGATTACGCCGTCAGCCACGCCGGCGAACTGTCGTTCCCACGCGCGTTCCAGCTTCTCGAGGAGGGCGGGAAGCTGACCTTCTACGGCGCCTCGACCGGCTACTACCTGACGTTTCTCGGAAAACCCGGCGCGTCGACGCCGGCCGAGATGTTCGAGCGGAGCGACGTCCGGGCGGGCGACGGCGTCCTCGTCTACTACGGGACCGACACCGGCCCGGACGGCGTGGTCGACGAAACCGGCCTCCGAGCCGTCGAGGACGCCCGGGAGGCCGGCGCGCGGATCGCGGTCGTGACTTACACCGACGAGCAACAGGAGTTCGTCGAGTCGCTCGGCTACGGCGACGCCGTCGAAGGGACGGTGAGCCTCGAGGGGCTGAAGCGCCGCGAAGACGAGTTCCGCTGGCCCGAGACCCTGCCCGACCTGCCGGACGCGCAGGACGATCCCGAGGCGTTCAGACGCGTCGTCCAGAAGTTCACCGACGAGGTGTTCAAGCCGATCGGGCGGGCGGTCGGCGAACTGCTCCGGACCCCGAAGAATCCGAGAGGGTATCCCGACGTAGTCTTCGATCGGGCCGACCACGACGCGCTCTTCGTCAGCACCATGCTCACGAAACCGCACACCGGCTGCGTCGTCTACAGCGAGGAGATGGCCGACAGGCGGTACTCGATGTACGCGCCGCAGGTGTGGATGCGCCAGCGCGACGTCCTGATGCCGACCGCGGAGATCCTCGGAACGCACCTGAGCAACGCGTACGAGGTCGAACAGTTGAACGAGGCCGTCGATGCGGGCGAGATCGATCTCACCGACCCCGAAGTCGTCGACTGGACGGCCCTCCCGGAGGCGCACCAGCTGCTGTGGGACAACGAACACGAGGCGAGCAGTTACGTCGTCGAGCACGCGCTTCCGGAGGAAGGCTTGACCTCGAAGGAGGAACTGTTCCTCGCGTGGGCCGACCGCTCGAGTTGA
- a CDS encoding HD domain-containing protein: MTDFEHQVREAVPELERIESDDLRERVVEAWVLGLERGGWQSIEDVPYAWNIQEVTNVEHVRGVTRIALEAANEQREFHGADPDEDTIVAACLLHDVGKCYEYPDHVDDDLVTEPDSRYVSEEIPHSISGYALAHEVGCPLAVQRAIPHFLGEVPKRTLEAELVKSANSASSNAITQASMGITLQEWVEKYSQTS; the protein is encoded by the coding sequence ATGACCGACTTCGAGCACCAGGTTCGCGAGGCGGTACCCGAACTCGAGCGCATCGAGAGCGACGACCTTCGGGAGCGCGTCGTCGAGGCGTGGGTCCTCGGCTTAGAGCGCGGTGGCTGGCAATCCATCGAGGACGTTCCCTACGCCTGGAACATTCAGGAGGTCACGAACGTCGAACACGTCCGCGGCGTCACCCGAATCGCGCTCGAGGCCGCGAACGAGCAGCGCGAGTTCCACGGCGCCGACCCGGACGAGGACACGATCGTCGCGGCGTGTCTCCTTCACGACGTCGGGAAGTGCTACGAGTACCCGGATCACGTCGACGACGACCTCGTCACCGAACCCGATTCGCGGTACGTGAGCGAGGAGATTCCGCACTCGATTTCCGGATACGCGCTCGCCCACGAGGTCGGCTGTCCGCTCGCCGTCCAGCGAGCGATCCCGCACTTTCTGGGCGAGGTTCCCAAACGAACGCTCGAGGCGGAACTCGTCAAGAGCGCGAACTCCGCCTCCTCGAACGCCATCACGCAGGCCAGCATGGGAATCACGCTCCAGGAGTGGGTCGAGAAGTACTCCCAGACGTCGTAG